From the Acidobacteriota bacterium genome, one window contains:
- a CDS encoding protein-glutamate O-methyltransferase CheR — MALWESGAPERNLLDDELFRLYCKLVHDELGLSFGPSSRFFFEKRLENRLEALGGLSPMDYYHYLQFDPDRLQEWDRLISLITTNETYFMREERQLQCFVKDIVPRLKEARPGQRIRIWSAGCSSGEEPYSVAILLAESGLWTDGGFEILGTDINTRVLARAKEGIYSESSFRGVDSSFKARWFQSEGPGKYRLREEVRRRVQFSRFNLFETERYGLLLPFDVIFCRNVIIYFDMDAKVRVMERFHEKLREGGFLLLGHSESLISVTDRFRLIHLPTDLVYTKEAP, encoded by the coding sequence ATGGCCCTTTGGGAGAGCGGCGCACCGGAGCGGAACCTCCTCGACGACGAGCTGTTCCGACTCTACTGCAAGCTCGTGCACGACGAGCTGGGGCTCTCCTTCGGGCCCTCCAGCCGGTTCTTTTTCGAAAAGCGGCTGGAAAACCGCCTCGAGGCGCTGGGTGGGCTCTCCCCCATGGACTACTACCACTACCTGCAGTTCGATCCGGACCGGCTGCAGGAGTGGGACCGGCTCATCTCGCTGATCACCACCAACGAGACCTATTTCATGCGCGAGGAGCGCCAGCTCCAGTGCTTCGTCAAGGACATCGTCCCGCGCTTGAAGGAGGCCAGGCCGGGCCAGCGGATCCGCATCTGGAGCGCCGGCTGTTCCAGCGGGGAGGAACCTTACTCCGTCGCCATCCTCCTCGCGGAATCCGGCCTGTGGACCGACGGGGGCTTTGAAATCCTGGGGACGGACATCAACACGCGAGTCCTGGCCCGAGCCAAGGAAGGGATCTATTCCGAAAGCTCCTTCCGAGGCGTGGATTCGTCCTTCAAGGCGCGCTGGTTCCAATCGGAAGGTCCCGGAAAGTACCGACTCCGCGAGGAGGTCCGACGCCGCGTCCAGTTTTCCCGCTTCAACCTCTTCGAGACGGAGCGCTACGGCCTTCTCCTGCCCTTTGACGTGATTTTCTGCCGCAACGTCATTATCTATTTCGACATGGACGCCAAGGTTCGGGTCATGGAGCGATTCCACGAGAAACTTCGAGAGGGGGGCTTCCTTCTCCTGGGGCACTCCGAGAGCCTCATATCGGTTACGGACAGGTTCCGACTGATCCACCTCCCCACGGACCTCGTCTACACCAAGGAGGCTCCGTGA
- a CDS encoding chemotaxis protein CheW, protein PNGPESPKEDVRTPAEGAVPPPSEPESAPPPSAPTPAGSDALPPSWTPTPEPATPPSAEEGGEVAGRTGSAGGEKLLVFVLHREKYAIPIHDITLIIDERDITPIPNAPPYLKGILTLRGKIVNVLDVAARLGIHRPSDPEGRKIVILDMGADQFGLLVDGIEQLVEVDVQSLEPPPDGFRPVIQEYVEGVFHHGGRAVAFLNLPLFLTFEL, encoded by the coding sequence CCCCAACGGGCCGGAATCTCCGAAAGAGGATGTCCGCACTCCCGCGGAGGGGGCGGTTCCGCCCCCGTCCGAACCCGAGTCGGCGCCTCCGCCGTCCGCCCCGACGCCAGCCGGATCGGATGCGCTTCCCCCATCTTGGACGCCGACACCGGAACCCGCCACTCCGCCCTCGGCCGAGGAAGGGGGAGAGGTCGCCGGACGAACCGGATCCGCCGGGGGCGAGAAACTCCTGGTCTTCGTCCTTCATCGGGAAAAGTACGCCATTCCCATCCACGACATCACCCTCATCATCGACGAGCGCGACATCACGCCCATCCCCAACGCCCCCCCCTATCTCAAGGGAATCCTGACGCTCCGCGGAAAGATCGTGAACGTCCTCGACGTCGCCGCCCGGCTGGGGATCCACCGCCCTTCCGACCCCGAGGGTAGAAAGATCGTGATCCTGGATATGGGAGCGGACCAATTCGGGCTCCTGGTGGACGGGATCGAGCAGCTGGTGGAGGTGGACGTGCAGTCCCTCGAACCCCCGCCGGACGGGTTCCGGCCCGTCATCCAGGAGTACGTAGAGGGTGTCTTCCACCACGGCGGCCGGGCCGTCGCGTTCCTGAATCTCCCCCTCTTCCTCACCTTCGAGCTCTGA
- a CDS encoding response regulator has product MYVHCPYCLKRYKLPADHAKLLRVHCRGCGREFLSNPTEAHRHELEGQGHVATAVVADIQRDFRNFVIDVMRRQGFGLVMAEDGYTALEAVTERRPDLLLVNPYLPGLMGVDLIARLRELGRSPKAILLMGAIHSSRRYHRRPESLYGADDYLEEGYTEQAVLQKLAYHLHLPLAVDGSSPGSKDTESLRLARSVFADLMVYHPEKMARIKDAPGFFAAFPQEASEARRYLEGKKPGAGELLSEVVNQYVAWSAARGGGR; this is encoded by the coding sequence ATGTACGTCCACTGCCCCTACTGCCTCAAGCGGTACAAACTCCCCGCCGACCACGCCAAGCTCCTCCGGGTTCACTGCCGGGGATGCGGGAGGGAGTTCCTTTCGAATCCAACCGAGGCTCACAGGCACGAATTGGAGGGCCAGGGCCACGTCGCCACGGCCGTCGTGGCGGACATCCAGCGGGATTTTCGGAATTTCGTGATCGACGTCATGAGGCGCCAGGGTTTCGGCCTGGTGATGGCGGAAGACGGATATACGGCCCTGGAAGCGGTAACCGAGAGGCGGCCTGACCTGCTCCTGGTGAACCCCTACCTGCCCGGGCTCATGGGGGTCGACCTGATCGCCCGCCTCCGGGAACTTGGACGCTCCCCGAAGGCCATTCTTCTGATGGGCGCCATCCATAGTTCTCGTCGCTACCACCGCCGCCCCGAGTCCCTGTACGGCGCCGACGATTATCTCGAAGAGGGGTACACCGAGCAGGCGGTCCTTCAGAAGCTGGCCTACCATCTCCACCTCCCCCTGGCGGTCGACGGTTCCTCGCCAGGCTCAAAGGACACCGAGTCCCTTCGCCTGGCCCGCAGCGTCTTCGCGGACCTGATGGTCTACCACCCGGAAAAGATGGCCCGAATCAAGGACGCCCCCGGGTTTTTCGCGGCCTTTCCCCAGGAGGCCTCGGAGGCGCGACGGTATCTCGAGGGCAAGAAACCGGGCGCAGGGGAACTCCTGTCGGAAGTGGTGAACCAGTACGTCGCCTGGTCGGCGGCGAGAGGAGGGGGGCGATGA
- a CDS encoding GAF domain-containing protein, producing the protein MPEDHSDVFKKSQEFLQMLSKQKEFIQDLLKENERLRFQVASLQSHTGENRGLEAELEHLRKRLEAVEREKRELETAFQRVEEENKDFAQRYVEVEEQNNNLANLYVASYQLHSTLDFQEVVQIVMEIIINLIGAEVFSIMLLDEKTNELGTIAHEGYDEGQVFPSVRIGEGILGRVAKSGEPYYINQAGTGYSVDFEHPIACIPLKIKENVIGVINIGKLLVQKDAFTAVDYELFSLLAAHAATAVFSSKLYSQSERKLNTIQGFLDLLTTPVAKG; encoded by the coding sequence ATGCCAGAAGACCACAGCGACGTATTCAAGAAGAGCCAGGAATTCCTTCAGATGCTGTCCAAGCAGAAGGAATTCATCCAGGATCTCTTGAAGGAAAACGAGCGGCTCCGGTTTCAGGTCGCCTCCCTCCAGTCCCATACGGGGGAGAACCGAGGCCTGGAAGCGGAGCTGGAGCACCTCCGGAAGCGCCTGGAGGCGGTGGAACGGGAGAAGCGCGAGCTGGAAACGGCTTTCCAGCGGGTCGAGGAGGAGAACAAGGACTTCGCCCAGCGGTACGTGGAGGTGGAGGAGCAGAACAACAACCTGGCCAACTTGTATGTCGCCTCCTACCAGCTCCATTCCACGCTGGATTTCCAGGAAGTGGTCCAGATCGTCATGGAGATCATCATCAACCTCATCGGGGCCGAGGTTTTCTCCATCATGCTTCTGGACGAAAAGACCAACGAGCTGGGTACCATCGCCCACGAAGGATACGACGAAGGCCAGGTCTTCCCCTCCGTGCGGATCGGGGAAGGCATCCTGGGGCGGGTGGCCAAGTCCGGGGAGCCTTACTACATCAACCAGGCCGGCACCGGGTACAGCGTGGACTTTGAACACCCCATCGCGTGCATCCCGCTGAAGATCAAGGAGAACGTTATCGGCGTCATCAACATCGGCAAGCTCCTCGTTCAGAAGGATGCCTTCACCGCCGTGGACTACGAGCTCTTCTCCCTGCTCGCCGCCCACGCCGCCACAGCCGTCTTCTCCAGCAAGCTCTATTCCCAATCCGAGCGGAAACTGAACACCATTCAGGGCTTCCTGGACTTGCTGACCACGCCCGTCGCGAAAGGGTGA
- the cheB gene encoding chemotaxis-specific protein-glutamate methyltransferase CheB, with protein MRPIRVLVVDDSSFNRKIISEILEGSGQVEVVGKAFDGEDALQKILRLQPDVMTLDLEMPNMDGFAVLRWVMANRPMPVIVVSARESDRSVFKALDLGAVDFVVKPTRTASPELKNMEAELLAKILSIPSLKLDRVRKRLDAAAPMPPDPPPQARGARRAEVVALAASTGGPPAVQRILQGLSKKILSPILVCQHMPPVFTRLFAERLQGLTGRTVHEAVDGEVLASRTVYIAPGGRQTRLGHQGQQVVLRVTERRAEDRFAPCANILLASLAEIYGKNCLCAVLTGMGDDGTEGARAVHGAGGIVLAESETSAVIYGMPKEVVRAGVADHVGDLEGITDLINRNAILEENSLQSP; from the coding sequence GTGAGACCGATCCGCGTCCTCGTCGTGGACGACTCGTCCTTCAATCGCAAAATCATCTCCGAGATCCTCGAGGGCTCGGGACAGGTCGAGGTGGTGGGTAAGGCCTTCGACGGTGAGGATGCCCTTCAGAAGATCCTCCGTCTCCAACCCGATGTCATGACCCTCGACCTGGAAATGCCCAACATGGACGGCTTCGCGGTCCTGAGATGGGTGATGGCCAACCGGCCCATGCCGGTGATCGTGGTGTCGGCCCGGGAATCGGACCGTTCGGTCTTCAAGGCCCTGGACTTGGGCGCCGTGGATTTCGTGGTCAAACCCACGCGCACAGCCTCCCCAGAATTGAAGAACATGGAGGCGGAACTCCTCGCGAAGATCCTCTCCATCCCGTCCCTCAAGCTAGACAGGGTCCGCAAGCGGCTCGACGCCGCCGCCCCCATGCCGCCCGATCCCCCGCCCCAGGCCCGGGGCGCCCGGAGGGCGGAGGTGGTGGCCCTGGCGGCTTCCACCGGCGGACCGCCCGCCGTCCAGAGGATCCTGCAGGGCCTGTCCAAGAAGATCCTGTCGCCGATCCTGGTTTGCCAGCACATGCCCCCCGTCTTCACCCGGCTTTTTGCCGAACGCCTCCAGGGGCTTACGGGCAGGACGGTTCACGAGGCGGTGGACGGGGAGGTGCTTGCGTCCCGGACCGTCTACATCGCCCCGGGAGGCAGGCAGACCCGCCTGGGGCATCAGGGACAGCAGGTCGTCCTCCGCGTGACCGAACGCCGGGCCGAAGACCGCTTCGCCCCCTGCGCCAACATCCTCCTGGCCAGCCTGGCCGAAATATACGGCAAGAACTGCCTTTGCGCCGTGCTGACCGGAATGGGGGACGACGGGACCGAGGGCGCCCGGGCCGTCCATGGGGCGGGAGGCATCGTCCTGGCCGAGAGCGAGACTTCCGCCGTCATCTACGGAATGCCCAAGGAGGTGGTCCGGGCCGGCGTGGCGGACCACGTGGGCGACCTGGAAGGCATCACCGATCTCATCAACCGAAACGCCATCCTGGAAGAAAATTCGTTGCAATCGCCCTGA
- a CDS encoding HEAT repeat domain-containing protein: MIEALRSQARAPDAETRRKAALGLGESRSAEALALLDGLLGDPNWRVRKAAVESLLLYPGQETLPILFGALYDSENAGKRNSAVEALVKIGPQVLPSVYDQLVEGDLDVKLALVTLLGEIPSRTSAPHLIYYLSHENKNIISAAITSLGQLRDTGSLPVLFDIFRREDDWLWYHLIEALSHIGGPQATAKLMDLYEDRKFRKAVLKSFGKMSDLTVVPFLLERARGGETPLGDLMDTLGRLHHSGIPAPLLPRHQAELARLIRSHFPMELLEPLDRAWPESKAPERRGMIAVAGALGDLSLLDRVLDELDNVYLQKDAYAAATAYGQSATRAVVQRLSRAVDLNQRVLLIRLLGKTGGPEAVVPLLSQAREEDVQVRMEALSALGELDDPRALQELIGVLREPDSTFHETALQALRSMARRNPAHRNRLAEVGRKMTEEEEEGVRRAGYLLLSEGLGTDTSELLPGLRDASPAVRRTVVRLVAERAGSTSFEPLLPLLGDPDPKVRRTAVSALGRELLARQRETLMTLLTDPDVWVRSEAAVHLAQSTVPQVAEALLKVLEEDGLPVQLGALKGLGEVGCGALFPQVMALARRSDAPLEIRRAALGALARSHRPDALRVLEEALDDVHWEIRSTAIELMGSSQDDRYLPFLLKELEHDPDPLVKQTVIQALVSLRAVQAVPRMLNYLTDPVLKDAAFSFFLSLGRENQRLIEHEAQSVDFQTKLILIEILKHLENS; this comes from the coding sequence ATGATCGAGGCCCTGCGCTCTCAGGCCCGGGCTCCGGACGCGGAGACGCGGCGTAAGGCGGCCCTCGGCCTCGGGGAATCCCGCAGCGCGGAGGCCCTGGCTCTCCTGGATGGCCTGCTGGGAGACCCGAATTGGAGGGTGCGCAAGGCCGCCGTGGAATCTCTCCTCCTCTACCCGGGACAGGAGACGCTTCCGATCCTCTTCGGCGCCCTGTACGATTCCGAAAACGCCGGCAAGCGCAATTCGGCGGTCGAGGCCCTCGTCAAAATCGGTCCCCAGGTTCTCCCCAGCGTCTACGACCAGCTCGTGGAAGGGGACCTCGACGTCAAGCTCGCCCTGGTCACACTGCTCGGGGAGATCCCCTCCCGAACGTCCGCGCCCCATTTGATCTACTACCTGAGCCACGAGAACAAGAACATCATTTCGGCGGCCATCACGAGCCTGGGTCAGCTCCGGGACACGGGCAGCCTGCCCGTCCTCTTCGACATCTTCCGGCGGGAGGATGACTGGCTCTGGTACCACCTCATCGAGGCCCTGAGCCACATCGGGGGCCCCCAGGCCACCGCCAAGCTGATGGACCTGTACGAGGATCGGAAGTTCCGGAAGGCCGTCCTCAAGTCCTTCGGAAAGATGTCCGACCTCACCGTGGTCCCTTTCCTGCTGGAGAGGGCTCGGGGGGGCGAGACCCCTCTCGGCGACCTGATGGACACCCTCGGGCGCCTGCACCACTCGGGCATCCCCGCTCCCCTTCTCCCGCGACACCAGGCGGAACTCGCCCGGTTGATCCGGAGCCACTTCCCGATGGAGCTTCTCGAGCCCCTCGACAGGGCCTGGCCCGAGTCCAAGGCTCCCGAACGGCGGGGAATGATCGCGGTGGCCGGGGCCCTGGGCGATCTGAGCCTCCTGGACAGGGTCCTGGACGAACTCGACAACGTCTACCTCCAGAAGGACGCCTATGCCGCCGCGACGGCTTACGGCCAGTCGGCCACCCGCGCCGTGGTTCAGCGCCTCAGCCGTGCGGTGGATCTCAACCAGCGGGTGCTCCTGATCCGCCTCCTTGGAAAGACCGGCGGTCCGGAAGCGGTGGTCCCCCTCCTGAGCCAGGCCCGGGAGGAGGATGTCCAGGTTCGCATGGAGGCCCTCTCCGCCCTGGGGGAACTGGACGACCCGCGCGCCCTCCAGGAACTCATTGGCGTGCTCAGGGAGCCCGATTCGACCTTTCATGAGACGGCCCTCCAGGCGCTCCGCTCCATGGCCAGGCGCAACCCGGCCCACCGGAATCGCCTGGCCGAGGTGGGTCGCAAAATGACCGAGGAGGAGGAGGAAGGCGTCCGCCGAGCCGGCTACCTCCTGCTGTCCGAGGGCCTCGGCACCGACACCTCCGAGCTGCTCCCCGGTCTTCGGGACGCCTCCCCAGCCGTCCGTAGGACCGTCGTCCGCCTGGTGGCCGAACGGGCCGGATCCACGTCCTTCGAACCCCTCCTTCCCCTCCTGGGGGACCCGGATCCGAAAGTCCGACGCACGGCCGTATCCGCCCTCGGCCGAGAGCTTCTCGCCCGCCAGCGCGAGACCCTCATGACCCTCCTGACGGACCCCGATGTCTGGGTTCGCTCCGAGGCGGCGGTCCACCTGGCGCAAAGCACGGTCCCCCAGGTGGCCGAGGCCCTGCTCAAGGTCCTGGAGGAGGACGGCCTTCCCGTTCAGTTGGGGGCCCTCAAGGGACTCGGAGAAGTGGGGTGCGGGGCCCTCTTTCCACAGGTCATGGCTCTCGCCCGGCGGAGCGACGCCCCCCTGGAGATCCGGAGGGCGGCCCTCGGTGCCCTGGCCCGGTCCCACCGTCCGGACGCCCTGCGCGTTCTGGAGGAGGCGCTGGACGACGTCCACTGGGAAATCCGGTCCACGGCCATCGAACTGATGGGGTCCTCCCAGGACGACCGCTACCTTCCCTTCCTGCTGAAGGAGTTGGAGCACGATCCGGATCCGCTGGTCAAGCAGACCGTGATCCAGGCCCTGGTGTCCCTCCGGGCCGTGCAGGCCGTCCCCCGCATGCTGAACTACCTGACGGACCCGGTCCTCAAGGACGCCGCCTTCTCTTTCTTCCTCAGCCTCGGGCGGGAGAACCAGCGGTTGATCGAACACGAGGCCCAATCGGTGGACTTTCAGACCAAACTCATCCTCATCGAAATCCTCAAGCACCTGGAGAACTCCTAG